A window of the Methanoregula sp. genome harbors these coding sequences:
- a CDS encoding archaellin/type IV pilin N-terminal domain-containing protein, which yields MKNLYSEDAFTGLEAAIVLIAFVVVAAVFSYVVLGAGFFTSQTAQATVHTGVQQASSSMELVGNVYGVNATYHATPSLTYANITVALTAGGTGMDLSQMVVSYRDNNGGYNSSLTKTATCSDAMGVEQANLYWCIGDRLYGNTNDVLDPNEQMVIIVELPTTTIANTKFTINFQPAIGAVLPITRTVPGTIDTIQPLY from the coding sequence ATGAAAAATCTTTATTCAGAGGATGCATTCACCGGACTTGAAGCCGCTATCGTGCTGATCGCATTCGTTGTCGTTGCAGCAGTGTTCTCGTACGTGGTGCTCGGCGCCGGGTTCTTCACATCCCAGACGGCTCAGGCGACCGTTCACACGGGCGTGCAGCAGGCGAGCTCAAGCATGGAGCTGGTGGGCAATGTATATGGTGTCAATGCCACTTACCATGCTACTCCTTCCCTGACTTATGCCAACATAACTGTTGCTCTTACTGCAGGTGGTACCGGAATGGACTTATCGCAGATGGTGGTTTCTTATCGTGATAATAACGGAGGCTATAATTCAAGCTTGACAAAGACGGCTACTTGTTCTGATGCCATGGGTGTCGAACAGGCAAACCTCTATTGGTGTATAGGGGACCGCCTCTATGGCAATACCAATGATGTACTCGATCCCAACGAACAGATGGTTATTATCGTGGAACTGCCCACAACGACAATTGCCAACACGAAGTTCACGATCAATTTCCAGCCCGCGATTGGAGCGGTTTTACCGATTACTAGAACGGTACCCGGTACAATTGACACGATTCAACCCCTCTACTAA
- a CDS encoding flagellin: protein MSAETFTTALFLITAVIAAGVLINAVFPVVYTMAGTFQSATHESDQRLRTDFKIVTTFGKSSTSTVQVWMKNVGSERIPLADIQKSDVFCGEVGNFGRLDYVTDDPPVIAPRWTEYLSDLNSNGYWDPGETLEVYAIPSTMPASGNIVYFQFVLPDGIWRSSEFTAVS from the coding sequence ATGTCTGCCGAGACATTTACCACCGCTCTGTTTTTGATTACCGCAGTCATTGCGGCCGGTGTATTGATCAACGCTGTTTTTCCGGTTGTTTATACCATGGCAGGAACATTCCAGTCTGCTACGCATGAATCTGACCAGCGTCTCCGTACGGATTTTAAGATTGTCACTACCTTTGGCAAGTCATCGACATCAACGGTGCAGGTATGGATGAAAAATGTCGGGAGCGAGAGAATACCCCTGGCAGATATCCAGAAGTCTGATGTTTTTTGTGGTGAAGTGGGAAATTTTGGCCGGCTTGATTATGTTACCGATGATCCCCCTGTAATTGCTCCTCGTTGGACAGAGTATCTAAGTGATCTCAATAGTAATGGCTACTGGGATCCAGGAGAGACTCTTGAGGTATATGCAATACCTTCTACCATGCCTGCAAGTGGAAATATCGTATATTTCCAGTTCGTACTCCCGGACGGCATCTGGCGCTCGAGTGAATTTACTGCTGTGAGCTGA
- a CDS encoding chemotaxis protein CheA, which produces MSEFEAYRGLFVAESRENHENLVKNMLILEKGGSQTAIDEIFRSIHTLKGASASMGFSEMERLCHTMEDVFQLIRSGSAVITADLSNILLASSDTIELMLDDIEGGGDSSSVNPDEQVKALKQWLTQNAGESKGVTAKPTVTSPKATTKKSEIIDETDRPQYSIKITVADDCVMKDIRALLAIGNLESLGTILSIDPSRDDIDEGKFDGSLVLKIASDVGEDALKTAATGTDIASVEIAPAEKAEPISQTEVSEEIKPSESDKKQPSASQDKNREIKNLRVDIAQLDHIMNLVEDLVINRGRLKQIAEQNKIKELDEAISTVDRSVSDLQNLMMNIRMIPLNHIFNRLPRVVRDVAQYDHKEVEFVIDGGETELDRSVMDGLNDPLLHLIRNAVNHGIEAPDIREKAGKPRKGFVKLSAHRDRDNVIIELIDDGGGINVEKVKSKAVEKGLITPESAVTLTTDQAVDLLFLPGFSTADTITDISGRGVGLDVVRRSIEALKGSIRVETTPGKGSRFELLLPPTMAIVDVMIVRLNKRRLAIPISSIVEVANFKSGSTHRIGKSDTILLRDEVLEIFLLDDMMGKSDEREILIVVQYLKRKCCIAVDVVEGKQEVVVKPLSSIIGNTRGISGITILGDGEVVPVLDVNTMV; this is translated from the coding sequence ATGTCTGAATTTGAAGCATACCGTGGCTTGTTTGTTGCAGAATCCCGTGAGAATCACGAGAATCTGGTAAAGAACATGTTAATCCTGGAAAAAGGCGGAAGCCAGACTGCTATTGATGAAATATTCCGTTCCATCCATACGCTTAAAGGCGCCTCGGCATCGATGGGATTTTCTGAGATGGAGCGACTTTGCCACACCATGGAGGACGTGTTCCAGCTCATCCGCAGCGGGAGTGCAGTGATTACTGCAGATTTGAGCAATATTCTTCTTGCAAGCTCTGATACCATCGAACTGATGCTTGACGATATTGAAGGCGGGGGAGATTCTTCATCGGTTAACCCTGATGAGCAGGTAAAAGCCTTAAAACAATGGCTTACACAGAATGCGGGGGAATCAAAAGGTGTTACTGCCAAACCGACTGTCACATCCCCTAAAGCAACCACAAAAAAATCAGAAATAATCGATGAGACAGATCGACCACAATATTCGATAAAAATTACCGTTGCTGATGACTGTGTCATGAAAGATATACGGGCGCTGCTTGCAATCGGCAATCTAGAGTCTCTGGGAACCATCCTGTCAATAGATCCATCCCGGGATGATATCGATGAAGGTAAATTCGATGGCTCACTCGTATTGAAGATTGCCAGCGACGTGGGCGAGGATGCCTTGAAGACTGCAGCAACCGGGACTGATATTGCATCCGTTGAAATAGCCCCTGCAGAAAAAGCAGAGCCGATCTCCCAAACTGAGGTATCCGAAGAGATAAAACCTTCAGAATCCGATAAAAAACAACCGTCTGCAAGTCAGGATAAAAACCGGGAAATAAAAAACCTCAGGGTCGATATCGCCCAGCTCGACCATATCATGAATCTTGTCGAGGATCTTGTCATCAATCGTGGGAGGCTCAAACAGATCGCTGAACAGAACAAGATCAAGGAGCTGGATGAAGCAATTAGTACGGTTGATCGGTCCGTATCAGATCTCCAGAACCTGATGATGAACATCCGTATGATCCCCTTAAACCATATCTTCAATCGCCTTCCAAGGGTTGTCAGGGATGTTGCCCAGTACGATCACAAAGAAGTGGAATTTGTTATCGACGGAGGAGAGACCGAACTTGACCGGAGCGTTATGGACGGGCTCAATGATCCTCTTCTCCATTTAATTCGGAATGCCGTGAATCATGGGATTGAAGCCCCTGATATAAGGGAAAAAGCCGGTAAACCCCGCAAAGGGTTTGTTAAGCTTTCTGCTCATCGTGACCGGGATAATGTAATTATCGAACTTATTGATGATGGCGGGGGTATCAATGTTGAGAAGGTCAAGTCAAAGGCGGTAGAAAAAGGCCTGATAACGCCGGAAAGTGCAGTGACCCTGACTACCGATCAGGCTGTCGATCTCCTGTTCCTGCCGGGATTTTCAACCGCAGATACGATTACCGATATCAGTGGAAGGGGTGTCGGACTCGATGTGGTCAGACGATCCATTGAAGCATTAAAAGGTTCTATCCGTGTCGAAACAACTCCGGGAAAAGGCAGCCGGTTTGAACTCCTGCTTCCTCCCACGATGGCCATCGTTGATGTTATGATTGTACGGCTCAACAAGCGGAGACTTGCCATACCTATCAGCAGTATTGTCGAAGTAGCGAATTTTAAGAGTGGTTCGACTCACCGGATAGGAAAAAGTGATACCATTCTTTTAAGAGATGAAGTGCTTGAGATTTTCTTACTCGATGATATGATGGGAAAATCAGATGAGCGTGAGATCCTCATTGTTGTGCAGTACCTGAAACGCAAGTGCTGTATTGCAGTTGACGTTGTCGAAGGAAAGCAGGAAGTAGTAGTAAAACCATTGAGCAGCATTATCGGTAATACCCGGGGAATAAGCGGGATTACCATACTTGGTGATGGTGAAGTGGTTCCAGTACTTGATGTAAATACTATGGTGTAG
- a CDS encoding type II/IV secretion system ATPase subunit produces MGSPSIAVNLPYKPEVVDSNVDFYTDIESSPLYKMLPANAKEYVKASPHLLEYLHTFPVNTYGIPLFLSELKKDLRKMESPNIIYPVNETTFIHILPDPDDVRNYYIPIEPSFLHSVGAMLPVIETKLIDLIDGLDEDPISDKERAEVIKRMLAIVAVIRPKNVDLAQFSGSGGLVKQDMASRITTFLKTDFTAKDKMKNVKKKHQVPLTPDGKVILTNEEYRAIEYLLIRDKIDMGVLKPFLSDSYIEDISCDGIGPIFIEHKIFKGLKSVIEFKVSSELDEFVVKMAEKIKRPITYRSPIVDATLPDGSRINIVYGTAISRHGSNFSIRKVNEVPLSILNIIESNGLDYLSAAYLWICVEYGMSLFVSGETASGKTTLLNAITTFIPPENKIVTIEDTPELNVPHRNWIREVALAKGKGEGGGASGEVSMFDLLKAALRQRPNQILVGEIRGVEGAVAFGAMQTGHPVMSTFHAASVEKLIQRLCGDPINIPRTYVDNLNLVVIQSAVKRPDGSLVRRMISCNELVGFNPETQGFTFVEMFSWEPVSDTFTWSGKGSSYLLESKIATMLGMPDSKKSEIYLEVEKRAKILERLHKAGYTKFWDLFHMMTKIKKQGLLQIGS; encoded by the coding sequence ATGGGCAGTCCTTCGATTGCAGTCAATCTTCCGTACAAACCCGAGGTGGTTGATTCAAATGTTGATTTTTACACCGACATTGAATCAAGCCCCCTTTACAAAATGCTCCCGGCAAATGCCAAAGAATATGTAAAAGCAAGCCCTCACCTGCTTGAATACCTTCATACCTTTCCGGTAAATACGTATGGCATCCCGCTCTTTTTATCGGAGCTGAAAAAAGATCTCCGCAAGATGGAAAGTCCCAATATTATTTATCCGGTCAATGAAACAACCTTTATTCACATCCTTCCCGACCCAGATGATGTACGGAATTATTATATTCCCATTGAGCCCTCGTTCCTCCATAGTGTCGGTGCGATGCTGCCTGTAATTGAGACCAAATTAATTGACCTGATTGATGGTCTGGATGAAGATCCGATCAGCGACAAGGAACGTGCAGAAGTCATCAAAAGGATGCTTGCAATTGTGGCAGTGATCAGACCGAAAAATGTTGATCTTGCACAGTTTTCTGGCAGTGGTGGTTTAGTAAAGCAGGATATGGCATCCAGAATCACAACTTTTTTGAAAACGGACTTCACAGCAAAAGACAAGATGAAGAATGTCAAAAAGAAGCATCAGGTCCCTCTCACTCCTGATGGCAAGGTAATTCTTACGAATGAGGAGTACCGGGCCATTGAGTACCTGCTTATCCGGGACAAGATCGATATGGGGGTACTCAAACCCTTCCTCTCGGACTCCTATATTGAAGATATCTCCTGTGATGGTATCGGACCGATCTTCATTGAGCACAAGATTTTCAAAGGTCTCAAATCCGTCATTGAATTCAAAGTCTCGAGTGAACTTGACGAATTTGTAGTCAAAATGGCAGAAAAGATCAAGCGCCCGATCACTTACCGGAGTCCAATTGTTGATGCTACACTGCCGGATGGTTCGCGTATCAACATTGTCTATGGAACTGCAATCAGTCGCCACGGGAGCAATTTTTCCATCCGTAAAGTTAACGAAGTTCCGCTTTCCATTCTCAACATCATTGAAAGTAATGGTCTTGACTATCTGTCAGCTGCCTATCTCTGGATCTGCGTAGAGTACGGGATGTCACTCTTCGTCAGTGGCGAGACCGCGAGTGGGAAAACAACCCTCCTGAATGCAATTACAACATTCATTCCTCCGGAAAACAAGATAGTCACGATTGAAGATACGCCGGAACTCAACGTGCCTCACAGGAACTGGATCCGGGAAGTTGCGCTTGCCAAAGGAAAAGGTGAAGGCGGCGGTGCCAGTGGTGAAGTGTCCATGTTTGACCTGCTCAAGGCAGCCTTACGTCAGCGCCCCAACCAGATCCTTGTCGGTGAGATACGAGGAGTAGAGGGGGCAGTGGCATTTGGTGCAATGCAGACCGGTCACCCCGTTATGAGCACATTCCACGCTGCATCGGTTGAAAAACTCATCCAGCGTCTCTGTGGAGACCCGATCAACATTCCCCGGACATATGTGGATAACCTTAACCTTGTGGTCATCCAGAGTGCAGTCAAGCGCCCGGATGGTTCACTGGTACGCCGGATGATCAGCTGCAATGAACTGGTAGGGTTCAACCCGGAGACCCAGGGATTTACCTTTGTCGAGATGTTCAGCTGGGAACCGGTTTCAGACACTTTTACCTGGAGTGGTAAAGGCAGTTCTTACCTGCTTGAAAGCAAGATTGCCACAATGCTGGGGATGCCTGATAGTAAAAAATCAGAAATCTATCTTGAAGTAGAAAAACGGGCAAAAATTCTTGAACGCCTGCATAAAGCCGGCTATACAAAATTCTGGGATCTGTTCCATATGATGACCAAGATCAAGAAACAGGGACTCCTGCAGATTGGTTCCTGA
- the flaJ gene encoding archaellar assembly protein FlaJ, which translates to MADTVQGPKETTAKREIPFASTLEELKEKVALVTEAKKMGADLLFMITYMASLGLASATRPEIFAYSANRTEYISAKYIGKVDTLAKKWGFSYAESLSIVAERTNNIILKSMLNRYSNAIDSGVPDDDFLKNELSTVRTVYRSQIEQGLEMLKKWGDAYIAMLLSGTVIAVVMMISIAIYAPAGIQGTLNIAYGIILAISVSGNVLMYSSVPDDPKSHGLITRVSKEQETIHAMERIIVPLTIVAVIVLVLLGIHAGLIFLLVGILLAPLGIIGYIDDSNITLRDADFSTFIRSLGSVMGGQGTTTVYALGIIDRKSLPALEPLINSVYSKMNLGLDDKQIWDKFIGEAGSNLIYKYLNIYLDTIMLGGPPDPIGNVVGSSVLEQTLLREKKDMHAKSFFVLLIPMHIAMIGIFVALYQIMVVLTGSVAKMMTQFQENAVAAGSTGAGGAGVSSGSALGGMSLLSNFPEKEMMTFVVIIVTIITIANILAARIVGGGDRYMYYFYSAIFCSCTGLVLLLAPIGVGMFFSPEGLANMAKSGLGG; encoded by the coding sequence ATGGCTGATACCGTACAAGGTCCTAAAGAAACGACGGCTAAAAGAGAGATCCCCTTTGCGTCTACTCTTGAGGAACTCAAAGAAAAAGTCGCTCTCGTAACTGAAGCCAAAAAAATGGGAGCAGATCTGCTCTTTATGATCACGTACATGGCATCTCTTGGACTTGCCAGTGCCACCCGCCCGGAAATTTTTGCCTACTCGGCTAATCGTACGGAGTATATTTCTGCAAAATACATCGGCAAAGTGGATACGCTCGCAAAGAAATGGGGTTTTAGTTATGCAGAATCGTTAAGCATTGTGGCAGAACGCACAAATAACATTATTCTCAAGAGTATGCTGAACCGGTATTCAAATGCCATTGATTCTGGTGTCCCTGATGATGATTTCTTAAAAAATGAGCTATCGACCGTGCGGACCGTATACCGGAGCCAGATAGAGCAGGGACTCGAGATGCTCAAGAAATGGGGAGATGCCTATATCGCGATGCTCCTGTCGGGAACTGTGATAGCTGTGGTCATGATGATCTCGATTGCCATCTATGCCCCGGCAGGCATTCAGGGCACATTGAATATTGCCTATGGGATCATCCTCGCCATTTCCGTCAGTGGCAATGTCCTTATGTATTCGTCTGTTCCGGATGATCCAAAATCCCATGGTCTTATAACCCGTGTATCGAAGGAACAGGAGACCATTCATGCCATGGAAAGGATCATCGTACCTCTCACCATTGTCGCTGTTATCGTCCTTGTACTACTCGGTATTCACGCGGGTCTGATCTTTCTTCTTGTAGGAATCCTTCTGGCCCCTCTTGGTATCATCGGTTATATTGATGATTCCAATATTACTCTTCGCGATGCAGATTTTTCAACATTTATCAGGAGTCTCGGATCCGTTATGGGAGGGCAGGGCACCACAACGGTATATGCGCTGGGAATTATTGACAGGAAATCACTTCCGGCACTTGAGCCTTTGATAAATTCTGTATATTCAAAGATGAACCTGGGTCTGGATGATAAACAAATCTGGGATAAATTTATTGGTGAAGCGGGAAGCAATCTCATCTACAAATACTTAAATATCTATCTGGATACGATCATGCTGGGGGGTCCTCCAGACCCAATCGGTAATGTCGTTGGATCTTCAGTGCTTGAACAAACACTCCTGAGAGAGAAGAAAGATATGCATGCCAAAAGTTTTTTCGTGCTCCTTATACCCATGCATATCGCAATGATAGGAATTTTTGTTGCACTCTACCAGATCATGGTCGTCCTGACCGGCTCCGTAGCAAAAATGATGACGCAATTCCAGGAGAATGCGGTAGCCGCAGGATCAACTGGCGCGGGCGGAGCGGGCGTCTCGTCTGGTTCTGCTCTTGGAGGTATGAGCCTGCTCTCCAATTTCCCGGAAAAAGAGATGATGACGTTTGTAGTAATAATTGTGACAATCATCACAATAGCCAATATCCTTGCAGCACGGATAGTCGGAGGAGGGGATCGGTATATGTATTATTTCTACTCAGCAATATTCTGTTCATGTACCGGACTCGTATTGCTTCTGGCACCCATCGGTGTCGGTATGTTCTTCAGCCCGGAAGGACTGGCGAATATGGCAAAGTCTGGTTTGGGAGGATAA
- a CDS encoding CheF family chemotaxis protein, which produces MKEVPIKIEFNKEWIVTKLGVGEDRMVLPAPINKEILFKSVSDVSEKKNMLIVTVKTDTEVIYKILSVEKVLQILKKLILTSCNAYRLMAYFMSPAIRGGVMVQEAQWEKGSVVVVKSGIWFVGAVKQICVPINDVAAIELTKRDVQGKPTDVVRIDHLESAEVVSSLVLCPLSTLQVLYNFLKDTTKSMDMKGTELDGVDQQVAMLVYSGMDSHAIENMLNIPHKQLDKIYDKILALGIGEVVIIRREIQLTTKGVRYITDATKSQTN; this is translated from the coding sequence ATGAAAGAAGTACCCATAAAAATTGAATTCAATAAGGAATGGATCGTCACTAAACTGGGAGTAGGTGAAGATCGTATGGTACTTCCGGCTCCGATAAACAAAGAGATACTCTTTAAGTCCGTATCTGATGTTTCTGAAAAGAAAAATATGCTTATTGTAACGGTAAAAACGGATACTGAAGTGATTTATAAGATACTTTCCGTTGAAAAAGTCCTCCAGATCTTAAAGAAACTTATTCTCACGTCCTGTAATGCCTATAGGCTCATGGCGTACTTCATGTCACCTGCTATCCGAGGGGGTGTGATGGTCCAGGAAGCCCAGTGGGAAAAGGGGAGTGTCGTTGTTGTCAAGAGTGGAATCTGGTTTGTAGGTGCAGTAAAACAGATCTGTGTTCCTATCAATGATGTGGCAGCGATCGAACTCACCAAACGGGATGTACAGGGAAAACCCACCGATGTGGTAAGAATCGACCATCTGGAATCTGCTGAAGTGGTTTCAAGTCTTGTCCTCTGTCCACTTTCAACCCTGCAGGTCCTCTATAATTTCTTAAAAGACACGACAAAAAGCATGGATATGAAAGGGACTGAACTGGACGGGGTTGACCAGCAGGTTGCCATGCTCGTATATTCGGGAATGGATTCCCATGCTATAGAGAATATGCTCAACATTCCCCACAAGCAGCTCGACAAGATATATGATAAAATACTGGCACTGGGTATTGGTGAAGTGGTTATTATCCGAAGAGAGATCCAGCTCACGACAAAAGGGGTAAGATATATTACAGATGCCACCAAATCTCAAACAAATTAA
- a CDS encoding ATPase domain-containing protein, translating into MAHISDLMGGEDKHILSTGNSELDKKIADGLPLESLTLIEGENDTGKSVLTQQIIWGAMKQGLSVDLFTTESTTKSFIKQMESMSLDISEYFAWGYLKVFPLHVVGFEWKKEEMAGILAHLITHIQKSKAQVVVIDSLTLFTEYAETDAILTFFTSCKSLVDHGKTILVTLHTYAFEEDTLVRIRSIADAHLNMKKALVGDKYVMVMEVNKVRGARKITGNLVSFEVHPGYGMKVIPMSFARV; encoded by the coding sequence ATGGCACACATTTCTGACCTGATGGGGGGCGAAGATAAGCATATCCTCTCTACCGGCAACAGTGAGCTGGATAAAAAGATTGCCGATGGTCTCCCGCTTGAGTCGCTCACCTTAATTGAAGGGGAGAATGATACCGGAAAGAGTGTACTGACCCAGCAGATCATCTGGGGCGCAATGAAGCAGGGATTATCTGTTGACCTCTTCACCACGGAGAGTACCACCAAGAGTTTTATCAAACAGATGGAATCGATGAGTCTCGATATATCCGAGTACTTTGCCTGGGGCTACCTCAAGGTCTTTCCTCTTCACGTTGTTGGATTTGAGTGGAAAAAAGAAGAGATGGCCGGTATCCTTGCACACCTCATCACGCACATCCAGAAAAGCAAAGCTCAGGTGGTCGTCATCGATTCACTCACCTTGTTTACCGAATACGCAGAGACGGACGCAATCCTTACCTTCTTTACCAGCTGCAAGTCCCTCGTTGATCATGGCAAGACAATTCTTGTGACCCTTCATACTTATGCATTCGAGGAAGACACTCTTGTGCGGATACGATCAATCGCTGATGCTCACCTGAACATGAAAAAAGCTCTGGTCGGGGACAAATATGTCATGGTGATGGAGGTGAATAAGGTACGCGGTGCAAGAAAGATCACCGGAAACCTTGTCAGTTTTGAAGTCCATCCGGGTTATGGAATGAAAGTCATCCCCATGAGTTTTGCGAGAGTCTGA
- a CDS encoding archaellin/type IV pilin N-terminal domain-containing protein codes for MNSSKYNDEGFTGLEAAIVLIAFVVVAAVFSYVVLGAGFFTTQKAQESVHTGVQQATSALEPSGPVTVRADTSTTANNVSFYLQLAAGGAPVDMNTIAYTVSTKNRVSTYSASQVNLQVLNSQTAGNSLEPREMALVSIYLAGATYQPAWTASQLTVNDKFTIEVKPSVGAALPISRTMPLSMAALTYYEVF; via the coding sequence ATGAATTCGTCCAAATATAATGATGAAGGGTTCACCGGTCTTGAGGCAGCGATTGTGCTCATTGCATTCGTCGTTGTCGCGGCGGTGTTCTCGTACGTGGTACTCGGTGCCGGGTTCTTCACAACCCAGAAGGCACAGGAGTCCGTGCACACAGGTGTTCAGCAGGCAACCTCGGCACTCGAACCTTCGGGTCCGGTAACGGTTCGAGCTGATACTTCCACTACAGCAAACAACGTGTCATTCTACCTGCAGCTTGCTGCCGGGGGTGCTCCGGTTGATATGAATACTATTGCATACACCGTTTCTACGAAAAACAGGGTTTCAACCTATTCTGCCAGCCAGGTAAATCTGCAAGTCCTGAACTCACAAACTGCGGGAAATTCCCTTGAACCACGGGAGATGGCATTAGTTTCAATTTACCTCGCCGGTGCTACGTATCAACCGGCATGGACCGCGAGCCAGTTAACAGTCAACGATAAGTTTACTATTGAGGTAAAACCCTCCGTCGGAGCAGCACTTCCGATCAGTAGAACTATGCCCTTATCGATGGCTGCATTGACTTATTATGAGGTATTTTAA
- a CDS encoding translation initiation factor IF-5A, translated as MKEQTEIGKIKEGRYIVIEDEPCRVLSIATSKPGKHGAAKARIDAMGLFDGVKRSIVSPVSAKTYVPVVERKSAQILSIAGSTAQLMDMKDFTNFEIPIPDDKKGTIEVGKEYIYMESMGKRKFD; from the coding sequence ATGAAAGAACAGACAGAAATCGGAAAGATTAAGGAAGGACGCTATATCGTTATTGAAGATGAACCCTGCAGGGTGCTGAGTATTGCAACATCCAAACCCGGCAAACATGGTGCAGCAAAAGCCCGTATTGATGCAATGGGTCTTTTTGATGGTGTCAAAAGGTCTATCGTCTCACCGGTATCCGCAAAAACCTATGTGCCGGTTGTTGAGCGGAAGAGCGCCCAGATTCTGTCCATTGCCGGAAGCACGGCTCAATTAATGGATATGAAAGACTTTACCAACTTTGAAATTCCAATTCCGGATGACAAGAAAGGAACCATCGAAGTTGGAAAAGAGTATATCTATATGGAATCCATGGGCAAGAGAAAATTCGATTAA
- the cheB gene encoding chemotaxis-specific protein-glutamate methyltransferase CheB, with product MVKVLIVDDSVFMRTIIRDMLTKDTSIEIVGTASNGVDALEKIKSLSPDLITLDIEMPVMNGIEVLKELQKQPKRPKILMLSTLTSKDAELTVQAIRLGADDFMLKPKDIPHVREIGQELINAVKHLMILPSKAVARKESLSTRPADRVVLIGSSAGGPPMLDMLLADLPADLPAGVIVTQHMPPGFTAPLAERFNRISPIPVKETETGDPILTGRILLSKAGVHTVVSGALSENNKKTGRIIHTNSPPLHGVKPAVDKTYESAVSVYGKNIVSVTLSGMGNDAGAGALVIKDAGGKNLVCDEKDCLVYGMARSVIKHDAADKILPLKKLAKEIEKVVREMEGINV from the coding sequence ATGGTTAAGGTACTTATCGTAGATGATTCCGTGTTCATGCGGACAATCATCAGAGATATGCTGACAAAAGATACGTCCATTGAAATAGTGGGAACTGCGTCAAATGGTGTTGATGCGTTAGAAAAGATCAAGAGTCTCTCACCCGATCTTATCACCCTTGATATCGAAATGCCCGTGATGAATGGGATTGAAGTCCTAAAAGAACTCCAAAAACAACCGAAACGTCCAAAAATACTGATGCTGAGTACACTCACTTCAAAAGATGCTGAACTGACTGTTCAGGCAATACGGCTCGGAGCAGATGATTTTATGCTCAAGCCAAAGGATATACCGCATGTGCGGGAGATTGGGCAGGAACTGATCAATGCCGTCAAACATCTCATGATCCTGCCCTCTAAAGCAGTAGCAAGAAAAGAATCCTTATCCACACGCCCCGCTGATCGCGTGGTTCTCATCGGATCATCAGCTGGAGGTCCGCCGATGCTCGATATGCTACTGGCGGATCTCCCTGCAGATCTTCCTGCGGGTGTTATTGTTACGCAGCATATGCCCCCGGGTTTTACTGCACCCCTTGCAGAACGATTTAACCGTATCTCTCCAATCCCGGTCAAAGAAACAGAAACGGGTGATCCTATCCTGACCGGAAGGATTCTCCTTTCAAAAGCAGGTGTGCATACCGTTGTCAGCGGTGCATTATCGGAAAACAATAAAAAAACCGGACGCATTATCCACACCAATTCACCTCCCCTTCATGGCGTCAAACCTGCGGTTGATAAAACGTATGAATCTGCAGTCAGCGTCTATGGAAAAAATATTGTATCCGTAACCTTGAGCGGCATGGGAAATGATGCCGGCGCAGGGGCGCTGGTAATAAAAGACGCGGGCGGAAAAAATCTCGTATGTGATGAGAAAGACTGCCTGGTTTATGGCATGGCACGATCCGTTATCAAACATGATGCCGCCGATAAGATCCTGCCATTGAAAAAACTTGCAAAGGAGATCGAGAAGGTAGTGCGTGAAATGGAGGGCATCAATGTCTGA
- a CDS encoding response regulator, with protein MGKILIVDDTLFMRTLIKNILFTGGHTIAGEAGDGEEAIAKYQELKPDLVTMDVVMPKMNGIEALKGIKAIDPAAKIIMCTAVGQEQMVKLAIKSGAKGYIVKPFQAPKVLEEVKNVLAS; from the coding sequence ATGGGAAAGATTTTGATCGTGGATGATACGCTCTTCATGCGAACCCTTATTAAAAATATTCTGTTTACTGGCGGACACACGATTGCTGGTGAAGCCGGGGATGGCGAAGAAGCGATAGCAAAATACCAGGAATTGAAACCAGATCTCGTCACCATGGATGTCGTGATGCCTAAAATGAATGGAATTGAGGCATTAAAGGGCATCAAGGCGATTGATCCCGCAGCAAAGATCATCATGTGTACAGCTGTTGGCCAGGAACAGATGGTCAAACTCGCGATAAAAAGCGGTGCGAAAGGATATATCGTCAAACCGTTCCAGGCACCCAAGGTTCTTGAAGAAGTCAAAAACGTACTGGCGTCCTGA